A single window of Methylomarinum sp. Ch1-1 DNA harbors:
- a CDS encoding type IV toxin-antitoxin system AbiEi family antitoxin: MKTKDTGQIDKAVENFREHTGFTIEIDHYFHEDKDMDATGILHTGVKKIPLAIQFKKRVTIPILANIRNQFYHAEEQGILIAEYINPIMAERLKAMDIWFLDTAGNAYINALPVYIYIKGNKPAEEQATTPKLNRAFRATGLKVVFAFLCHPDLVNAPYRDIAQTAQVSLGAVGIVFKDLTGMGHIIDMGDRGRRLKNRKKLLERWQVAYPEQLRPKLETGRYRAPDPDWWRKADLHNLHAYWGGEVAADRLTHYLKPQTVTVYVDEKRISKLRAINKLRKDPNGDIEILKAFWDVEHESDRTDIVNPILAYADLMATGDPRNMETAQIIYERELAEHFRED, translated from the coding sequence GTGAAAACTAAAGATACGGGGCAAATAGACAAGGCTGTAGAAAATTTCAGGGAGCATACTGGTTTTACGATTGAGATCGATCACTATTTCCATGAAGACAAGGACATGGATGCAACAGGTATTTTGCATACCGGTGTCAAAAAAATACCTTTAGCTATCCAGTTCAAAAAAAGAGTCACTATTCCAATCTTGGCGAATATACGCAATCAATTTTACCATGCAGAGGAGCAAGGAATACTCATCGCCGAATATATCAACCCGATCATGGCGGAACGACTCAAGGCGATGGATATTTGGTTTCTTGATACCGCCGGTAATGCTTATATAAACGCCCTGCCAGTTTATATCTATATCAAAGGCAATAAGCCAGCCGAAGAGCAAGCGACTACTCCAAAATTGAACCGTGCCTTCAGGGCAACCGGTTTGAAAGTCGTTTTTGCTTTTCTGTGTCATCCGGATTTAGTCAATGCGCCCTATCGTGACATTGCGCAAACTGCGCAAGTTTCACTTGGAGCCGTAGGAATTGTGTTCAAGGACTTAACGGGAATGGGCCATATTATCGATATGGGTGATCGCGGGCGGCGCTTGAAAAACCGAAAAAAGCTATTGGAACGCTGGCAGGTAGCTTACCCGGAACAACTCAGGCCTAAGCTTGAAACCGGCAGATACCGTGCGCCTGATCCGGACTGGTGGCGAAAAGCCGATCTGCATAATCTACACGCCTACTGGGGCGGCGAAGTAGCCGCAGACAGGCTCACGCATTATTTAAAACCGCAAACCGTAACGGTCTATGTGGATGAAAAGCGGATAAGCAAACTGAGAGCTATAAACAAGTTACGAAAAGACCCGAACGGCGATATCGAAATCCTCAAGGCATTTTGGGATGTCGAACATGAATCCGATCGAACGGATATCGTCAATCCGATACTTGCCTACGCGGACCTGATGGCGACTGGGGACCCGAGAAACATGGAAACGGCACAAATCATTTATGAGCGAGAACTTGCAGAACATTTCCGGGAAGATTAG
- a CDS encoding nucleotidyl transferase AbiEii/AbiGii toxin family protein → MSENLQNISGKISEAIVSIYALITDIAEQNNLPFFIIGATARDIIFEHVYGIKAPRATRDIDLAIEVASWQDFELLKRQLIETGQFTQTKQAQRLAYRNEIPVDIVPFGDIASDGNISWPPDFDIEMTVKGFQEAYDNTQGVRLSDNPPLDVHVVTPVGLMILKIIAWNERDHQKRKKDALDIAFILRNYVDAGNDGLFWQQHDDLMDDDTDYNVAGARMLGREMAKMLSPVNRQLLLDILQHETGQQRIYRLVEDMMNTPGQFEENLELLEALNRGLHDELSNNNG, encoded by the coding sequence ATGAGCGAGAACTTGCAGAACATTTCCGGGAAGATTAGCGAAGCAATAGTTTCAATTTACGCGCTGATCACCGACATAGCTGAACAAAATAACCTGCCGTTTTTTATCATTGGCGCGACCGCAAGAGACATTATTTTTGAACATGTTTACGGCATCAAAGCGCCCCGAGCGACCAGAGACATCGATTTAGCAATAGAGGTTGCAAGCTGGCAAGACTTTGAGCTGTTAAAGAGACAGTTGATCGAAACCGGCCAATTTACCCAAACCAAGCAAGCTCAACGGTTAGCTTATCGAAATGAGATCCCGGTGGATATCGTTCCGTTCGGCGATATTGCAAGCGACGGCAATATCAGTTGGCCGCCGGATTTCGATATCGAAATGACCGTAAAAGGTTTTCAGGAAGCCTACGACAACACGCAAGGGGTTAGACTCAGCGACAATCCACCATTAGATGTGCATGTCGTGACACCAGTCGGCCTGATGATATTGAAAATCATAGCCTGGAATGAGCGTGATCATCAGAAACGAAAAAAAGACGCCTTGGATATTGCCTTCATCTTACGCAACTATGTGGATGCCGGGAATGACGGCTTATTTTGGCAACAACACGATGACCTAATGGATGACGACACCGATTATAATGTCGCCGGAGCCAGAATGTTGGGGCGGGAAATGGCTAAAATGCTTTCCCCGGTAAATAGGCAATTGCTCTTAGATATTTTGCAGCATGAAACCGGACAACAACGCATTTATCGGCTGGTTGAAGACATGATGAACACACCGGGACAATTTGAAGAAAACTTGGAACTACTGGAAGCACTGAATCGCGGCTTGCATGACGAGCTGTCAAACAACAACGGATAA
- a CDS encoding DUF1328 domain-containing protein — MLRWAFIFLIAAIFGFGDVAAVATEAARILFFVFLALFIMTPVFVRRHPSLEQTLWIFGNF; from the coding sequence ATGTTACGCTGGGCATTTATTTTCCTCATTGCCGCCATCTTCGGTTTTGGCGATGTCGCCGCAGTCGCCACCGAGGCGGCGCGCATTTTGTTCTTTGTGTTTCTGGCGCTGTTCATCATGACGCCGGTTTTCGTTCGCCGTCACCCGTCTCTGGAGCAAACACTATGGATATTTGGGAATTTCTGA
- a CDS encoding helix-turn-helix domain-containing protein, with protein MTNNVTNSDIGTRLKTRRKKLGMSQQELADRSGVGRSTIAKIEKGPTTQPTETYLKLLAKALDVSPAWLQYGVEFDDEVYEAAIILQELPEEKRKAVINMIKVISQS; from the coding sequence ATGACGAATAATGTTACTAACAGTGATATCGGAACGCGATTAAAAACCAGGCGAAAAAAGTTAGGTATGAGTCAGCAGGAGTTAGCCGATAGATCTGGCGTAGGCCGGTCGACTATTGCAAAAATAGAGAAGGGACCGACCACTCAACCAACCGAAACTTATCTGAAGTTACTTGCAAAAGCGCTGGACGTATCTCCGGCATGGTTGCAATATGGAGTAGAGTTTGATGATGAAGTTTATGAAGCTGCGATAATCTTACAAGAGCTTCCAGAGGAAAAAAGAAAGGCAGTTATCAACATGATCAAAGTCATTTCACAGTCTTAA
- a CDS encoding GlsB/YeaQ/YmgE family stress response membrane protein yields MDIWEFLTLLVVAGICGGLGQAIAGYSRVGCLGSIVLGFIGALLGAWLARAMELPELFVIRIGDEAAFPIIWSIIGAALFVALLGLLSRRNSA; encoded by the coding sequence ATGGATATTTGGGAATTTCTGACGTTATTAGTTGTTGCCGGCATCTGCGGCGGATTGGGACAAGCCATTGCTGGTTACTCACGCGTCGGTTGTCTTGGTTCTATCGTACTGGGGTTCATTGGCGCACTTTTGGGCGCGTGGCTTGCACGAGCGATGGAATTGCCTGAGCTTTTTGTTATTCGCATCGGTGATGAGGCCGCCTTTCCGATAATATGGTCAATTATCGGGGCGGCTCTTTTTGTGGCTTTATTGGGACTTTTGAGTCGCAGGAACTCAGCATAG
- a CDS encoding helix-turn-helix transcriptional regulator, which translates to MSDVLLCTKEVSKRYGFTMAWLEQQRWRGTGPKYIKIGRMVKYRVADIEEYLKSCEVKPCA; encoded by the coding sequence ATGAGTGATGTTTTGCTCTGCACGAAAGAAGTTTCTAAACGATATGGTTTTACTATGGCATGGCTGGAGCAACAGCGTTGGCGAGGAACTGGGCCGAAGTATATTAAAATCGGGCGGATGGTGAAATACCGTGTCGCTGACATTGAAGAGTATTTGAAAAGCTGTGAGGTGAAGCCGTGTGCCTAA
- a CDS encoding integrase family protein produces MASKIKLTKSAVDKLPLPESGQVIYWDTDLSGFGLRVGKQSKAFICERRIDGKTVRTTLGKHPALTAPVARKMAQETLGDMTRGINPTAEKQERKAKAVTLEQVFDEFMAGRSLKPRTVYDYKRAMEVAYGDWYRKSIVDISKDMVERRHKKIGEERGHAYANLSARVLRSVLNFASAKYEDSKGNSILPENPVSRLSKTKQWYRVDRRTGHLKAHELKAWFDAVLAIDNPVIRDYMQFVLLTGCRRQEAARLRWDDVSFEDRSFFIRDPKNKNPIVLPLSDYLADLLKGRKVGNDSPFVFPADSASGHLAEPKKRVIAVGESIGNHFTLHDLRRTFITIAESLDISHYTLKALVNHKMDSSDITSSYLQLNTERLREPMQRITDFVLRSAEIRQSAEVVELDRVRVAK; encoded by the coding sequence ATGGCATCAAAAATTAAGCTGACAAAATCAGCCGTCGATAAACTACCGCTGCCTGAATCCGGTCAGGTCATCTATTGGGACACAGATTTGTCGGGTTTCGGTCTGCGCGTTGGCAAACAGTCGAAGGCGTTTATCTGTGAGCGCCGTATCGACGGAAAAACCGTTAGGACAACATTAGGCAAGCATCCGGCTTTAACGGCTCCTGTAGCGCGAAAAATGGCTCAGGAGACGCTTGGCGATATGACTAGAGGTATTAACCCCACTGCTGAGAAACAGGAACGCAAAGCAAAAGCCGTGACACTGGAACAGGTGTTTGATGAGTTTATGGCCGGACGATCTTTAAAACCGAGAACAGTCTACGATTACAAGCGCGCGATGGAGGTGGCTTACGGTGACTGGTATCGAAAGAGCATTGTGGACATCAGTAAAGATATGGTCGAGCGCCGACATAAAAAGATCGGTGAAGAACGCGGCCATGCATACGCCAATCTATCCGCTCGCGTGTTACGCTCTGTATTGAACTTCGCTTCCGCCAAATATGAAGACTCTAAAGGCAATTCGATACTCCCAGAAAACCCAGTATCTCGACTTTCCAAAACAAAACAATGGTATCGAGTGGACCGCCGGACAGGTCACCTTAAAGCGCATGAGTTAAAAGCGTGGTTCGATGCGGTGCTGGCAATAGACAATCCCGTAATTCGTGATTACATGCAATTTGTTTTGTTGACAGGGTGTCGGCGTCAAGAGGCCGCGCGGTTAAGGTGGGACGATGTTTCTTTTGAGGACCGTAGTTTCTTTATTCGTGACCCGAAGAATAAAAACCCTATTGTGCTGCCGCTGAGTGATTACCTGGCTGATTTACTGAAAGGCCGCAAGGTTGGTAATGATAGCCCTTTCGTGTTTCCTGCTGATTCGGCAAGCGGTCATTTAGCAGAACCTAAGAAGCGGGTTATTGCTGTGGGCGAGTCTATTGGTAATCACTTCACCTTACACGATCTACGCCGAACGTTTATCACTATCGCCGAAAGTTTGGATATTAGCCACTATACGCTAAAGGCATTGGTTAATCATAAAATGGATAGCAGCGATATTACCAGCAGCTATTTACAATTGAATACCGAACGTTTACGCGAGCCTATGCAGAGAATCACCGACTTTGTTTTGAGATCTGCTGAGATTCGACAATCCGCTGAGGTTGTGGAGCTGGATCGGGTCAGGGTGGCAAAATAA
- a CDS encoding MMPL family transporter has translation MKKSTEVCSHFLVHLANGLQRYPKTLILLTCLLCGWSLFYAAGHLGIDTDTTKILSEKLSFQQDRKRFIEAFPQEDQAILVVVETNMPEQTTKALDYLGTQFRKEKKQIESVYIPGAGDFFDRHGLLYLDLDELDELASKLDEAQPFIGSLADDNSLNGLLSIIGQAISQEIVELPADLNPLLNKIRRAVNAAGEAKTYRLSWQQEMLGEDRDLLRTQRFILLKPKLDFNELVPAEKSLAAVRVIVDEAKTVFPDVSMHLTGEVVLEHDELISVTRSAEIALIFSVTLVFMVLYIGLRSIRMVLVTLTVLLMGLLLTSGFAALAIGHLNIISIAFAVLYIGIGVDYTIQLCLRYRELRQNELPRSQALRDAVRKVGPSITLCALTTSAAFFSFIPTAYKGVSELGIISGVGIFISLLITLTVLPALLKLFRVDTSSAITVASEGMFPDWVYRFPMRHASVVRWTSAALVLAGLGLLTQTRFDFNPLNLRDPDSESVATFRELLKTKDTSPMTLTALAKNKDEALDKARKLKRLEVVENAITIFDYIPEKQKAKLAIIEDLSLVLGLHLTTFPPMHHDTVENNMEVLDEFKQDIDEHLEDQPDSELSGALHLLREDLDQFIAKLQSESEQAKKAMLDKLQFSLLDTLPATMNLLLKGLTAGPVTIDTLPEDLSERWLNKDGIYRIMISPSRDLNEAKNLREFVTEVRKVAPHATDLPVIYLESGNAVVGAFQQALVSALAAIILVLLIIQRSFKDALLILLPLMMTAILTGASTVVMNNPFNFANIIIIPLLFGLGVDGGIYIMYRLRNPEREQSVLRTSTARAVFFSLLTTLCSLVSMAFTPHPGLASMGQLLAIGLILTIVCTLIVLPAFAYKAER, from the coding sequence ATGAAAAAGAGTACCGAAGTTTGCAGTCATTTTTTAGTCCACCTGGCGAACGGCTTGCAGCGCTATCCGAAGACGCTGATCCTGTTGACCTGTCTGCTCTGTGGCTGGAGCCTGTTTTATGCGGCCGGGCATCTCGGCATCGATACAGACACGACCAAAATATTGTCCGAAAAACTGTCTTTTCAGCAGGATCGAAAACGCTTCATTGAAGCCTTTCCTCAGGAAGATCAGGCCATATTGGTCGTTGTCGAGACCAATATGCCGGAACAAACCACGAAGGCGCTGGATTACCTCGGAACGCAATTCAGGAAGGAAAAAAAGCAAATAGAATCGGTCTATATTCCCGGAGCAGGCGATTTTTTTGACCGGCACGGGTTGCTTTATCTCGATCTTGACGAGCTCGATGAACTGGCATCCAAATTGGACGAAGCCCAACCGTTTATCGGATCGCTGGCCGACGACAACAGCCTGAACGGGTTGTTGTCCATTATCGGACAGGCTATTTCCCAGGAAATTGTTGAACTACCGGCCGACCTGAACCCTTTGTTGAATAAAATACGGAGAGCGGTCAACGCCGCGGGGGAAGCTAAAACCTATCGGCTGTCCTGGCAGCAAGAGATGCTGGGAGAAGACCGGGATTTGCTGAGAACCCAACGCTTTATCCTGCTCAAGCCTAAACTGGACTTCAATGAATTGGTGCCTGCCGAAAAGTCGCTGGCGGCCGTGCGCGTTATCGTGGATGAAGCGAAAACCGTTTTTCCCGACGTGAGTATGCATTTGACCGGTGAAGTCGTGCTGGAACATGATGAATTGATCAGCGTGACCCGCAGCGCCGAAATAGCCTTAATATTTTCCGTCACTCTGGTCTTTATGGTTTTATATATAGGGCTTCGGTCTATTAGGATGGTGCTGGTCACGCTGACCGTCCTGCTGATGGGATTGCTGTTGACTTCAGGCTTCGCTGCGCTCGCCATCGGGCATCTCAATATCATTTCCATTGCATTTGCAGTTTTGTATATCGGCATCGGTGTCGATTACACGATTCAGCTCTGTCTGCGCTATCGGGAATTGCGGCAAAACGAATTGCCACGGTCGCAGGCGCTGAGAGACGCCGTTCGCAAGGTGGGGCCCTCCATCACCCTGTGCGCGCTGACGACTTCAGCGGCTTTTTTTTCATTCATTCCGACAGCCTACAAGGGCGTTTCGGAACTGGGCATCATCTCCGGCGTGGGCATATTCATCTCCCTCCTGATTACGCTGACGGTGCTGCCGGCACTGCTGAAGCTGTTCAGGGTGGATACTTCTTCAGCTATCACCGTGGCATCCGAAGGAATGTTCCCGGATTGGGTTTACCGGTTCCCAATGCGGCACGCAAGCGTTGTCCGGTGGACGTCGGCGGCACTGGTTCTTGCCGGTCTGGGGCTGTTGACGCAGACCCGGTTCGATTTCAATCCGCTCAATTTGCGCGATCCCGACAGCGAGTCCGTCGCCACATTCAGGGAATTGCTGAAAACCAAGGACACCTCGCCGATGACGTTAACCGCGCTGGCCAAGAACAAAGACGAAGCGCTTGATAAAGCCCGAAAATTGAAACGTCTGGAAGTGGTCGAAAATGCGATTACCATTTTCGATTATATTCCCGAGAAACAAAAGGCCAAGCTGGCCATCATCGAGGATTTGTCTTTGGTGTTGGGGCTTCATTTGACGACCTTTCCTCCCATGCATCATGATACCGTCGAGAACAACATGGAGGTGTTGGATGAGTTTAAACAGGACATCGACGAGCATTTGGAAGACCAACCGGACAGTGAATTGTCGGGCGCCTTGCATTTACTGCGCGAAGACTTGGATCAATTCATCGCCAAGCTGCAATCCGAATCCGAGCAGGCCAAAAAGGCCATGCTGGATAAGCTGCAATTCAGCCTGCTGGACACACTGCCGGCTACCATGAACCTGTTGCTAAAAGGATTGACTGCCGGCCCGGTTACGATCGACACATTGCCGGAGGATCTGAGCGAACGCTGGCTCAATAAAGACGGCATTTATCGCATCATGATATCGCCTAGTCGCGATCTCAACGAAGCGAAAAATCTGAGGGAATTCGTTACCGAAGTCAGGAAGGTGGCGCCCCACGCCACCGATTTACCGGTCATTTATCTGGAGTCCGGCAATGCGGTCGTAGGAGCCTTTCAACAAGCATTGGTCAGCGCGTTGGCGGCCATCATACTGGTTTTGCTGATCATCCAACGCAGCTTCAAGGATGCGCTGCTGATCCTCCTGCCGTTGATGATGACCGCTATTCTGACCGGGGCGTCGACGGTCGTGATGAACAATCCTTTCAATTTCGCCAATATCATCATCATCCCGTTGCTTTTCGGCCTGGGCGTCGATGGCGGCATCTATATCATGTACCGATTGAGAAATCCGGAACGGGAGCAGAGCGTGTTGCGAACCAGCACGGCGAGAGCCGTATTCTTCAGCCTGTTGACGACGCTCTGCAGTCTGGTCAGCATGGCATTCACGCCACATCCGGGCTTGGCGAGCATGGGTCAATTGCTGGCTATCGGCTTGATCCTGACGATTGTTTGCACGCTAATCGTATTGCCTGCATTTGCCTATAAGGCGGAAAGATGA